A single Mangrovimonas sp. YM274 DNA region contains:
- the atpA gene encoding F0F1 ATP synthase subunit alpha: MAEVNPAEVSAILKQQLSGFEAGASLDEVGTVLTVGDGIVRAYGLSNAQYGELVEFEGGLEGIVLNLEEDNVGIVLLGPSKEIKEGSTVKRTGRIASINVGEGIVGRVVDTLGNPIDGKGAISGETYQMPLERKAPGVIYREPVTEPLQTGIKSIDAMIPVGRGQRELVIGDRQTGKTTVCIDAILNQKEFYDAGNPVYCIYVAVGQKASTVANIAKTLEEKGALAYTTIVAANASDPAPMQVYAPMAGAAIGEYFRDTGRPALIVFDDLSKQAVAYREVSLLLRRPPGREAYPGDVFYLHSRLLERSAKIINNDAIAKEMNDLPESLKSVVKGGGSLTALPIIETQAGDVSAYIPTNVISITDGQIFLDGDLFNSGVRPAINVGISVSRVGGNAQIKSMKKVSGTLKLDQAQFRELEAFAKFGSDLDAVTLNVIEKGKRNVEILKQAQNDPFTVEDQVAIIYAGSKNLLKDVPVDQVKVFERDYLEFLRAKHSDVLATLKAGKLTDEVTDVLTTVAKDLSAKFRA, translated from the coding sequence ATGGCAGAAGTAAATCCAGCTGAAGTATCAGCAATCTTAAAACAGCAACTATCAGGTTTCGAAGCGGGAGCTTCGTTAGACGAAGTAGGAACAGTATTAACTGTGGGTGATGGTATTGTACGTGCTTACGGTCTTTCAAACGCTCAATACGGAGAGTTGGTAGAATTTGAAGGCGGATTGGAAGGTATCGTACTGAACCTTGAAGAAGATAACGTAGGTATTGTATTGTTAGGCCCTTCTAAAGAAATTAAAGAAGGTTCTACTGTAAAGCGTACAGGACGTATCGCATCTATCAATGTAGGTGAAGGTATTGTTGGTCGTGTTGTAGATACATTGGGTAACCCAATCGATGGTAAAGGTGCTATCTCTGGGGAGACTTACCAAATGCCATTAGAGCGTAAAGCTCCTGGAGTTATTTACCGTGAGCCTGTAACCGAGCCGTTGCAAACTGGTATCAAGTCTATCGATGCCATGATTCCAGTAGGAAGAGGACAACGTGAGTTGGTAATTGGTGACCGTCAAACGGGTAAAACTACCGTTTGTATTGATGCCATCTTGAATCAAAAAGAATTTTACGATGCAGGAAACCCAGTTTACTGTATCTACGTAGCGGTAGGGCAAAAGGCGTCTACTGTTGCTAATATTGCTAAAACATTGGAAGAAAAAGGAGCTTTGGCGTATACTACTATCGTAGCTGCTAACGCATCAGATCCTGCTCCAATGCAAGTTTACGCTCCTATGGCAGGTGCTGCTATTGGTGAGTACTTTAGAGACACTGGTCGTCCTGCATTAATTGTGTTTGATGACTTGTCTAAGCAAGCGGTAGCTTACCGTGAGGTGTCATTGTTGTTACGTCGTCCACCAGGACGTGAGGCGTATCCAGGGGACGTATTCTACTTACACTCCCGTTTATTGGAGCGTTCTGCAAAAATCATCAACAACGATGCCATTGCCAAAGAAATGAACGACCTTCCAGAGAGCTTGAAATCTGTAGTAAAAGGAGGAGGATCTTTAACTGCCCTTCCAATTATCGAAACTCAAGCGGGAGACGTTTCTGCTTATATTCCTACAAACGTAATTTCTATTACAGACGGACAGATCTTCTTGGATGGTGATTTATTCAACTCTGGGGTACGTCCAGCAATTAACGTAGGTATCTCTGTATCTCGTGTTGGTGGTAACGCTCAGATCAAGTCTATGAAGAAAGTATCCGGTACTCTAAAATTGGATCAAGCTCAGTTCCGTGAATTGGAAGCTTTCGCCAAGTTTGGATCAGACCTTGATGCTGTTACTTTAAATGTAATTGAAAAAGGTAAGCGTAACGTAGAAATCTTGAAGCAAGCACAAAACGATCCATTTACTGTAGAAGATCAAGTTGCGATCATCTATGCAGGATCTAAAAACTTGTTGAAAGACGTACCTGTAGACCAAGTTAAGGTATTTGAAAGAGATTACCTAGAGTTCTTAAGAGCTAAGCATAGCGATGTATTGGCTACTTTGAAAGCAGGTAAATTGACAGACGAAGTTACAGATGTATTGACTACTGTAGCTAAAGATCTTTCAGCAAAATTTAGAGCATAA
- the atpH gene encoding ATP synthase F1 subunit delta — translation MAGERAAVRYAKAALSLASDNNNADAVNNDMKLIATTIAGSKDLSEMLLSPVVRSSVKRAVLSEVFKNTNAITTNLIETLITNKRIALLEVVANKYTHLFDVLKGIQVAKVTTAVPLTDALKAQVLAKVKELTGGTEVEVQNIIDEDIIGGFILRVGDMQYNASIANNLNKLKREFTLN, via the coding sequence ATGGCAGGAGAAAGAGCAGCAGTACGTTACGCCAAGGCAGCTTTAAGTTTAGCATCAGATAACAACAATGCCGATGCCGTAAACAACGACATGAAATTGATTGCTACTACTATTGCGGGAAGCAAGGACTTAAGTGAAATGCTTCTTAGCCCTGTGGTAAGATCATCTGTAAAAAGAGCTGTATTGTCTGAAGTGTTCAAAAACACCAATGCAATTACAACAAATTTAATAGAGACGTTGATAACTAATAAAAGGATTGCCCTTTTAGAGGTTGTTGCAAATAAGTACACACATTTGTTTGATGTGTTAAAAGGAATTCAAGTTGCCAAGGTAACTACCGCGGTTCCTTTAACCGATGCCTTAAAGGCCCAAGTGTTGGCTAAAGTAAAAGAGCTTACCGGAGGGACAGAGGTTGAGGTTCAAAATATCATCGATGAAGATATCATTGGTGGTTTCATTTTACGAGTTGGAGACATGCAGTACAACGCTAGCATTGCCAATAACTTGAACAAACTAAAAAGAGAATTTACATTAAATTAA
- a CDS encoding F0F1 ATP synthase subunit B, with the protein MEKLISEFSVGLFFWQLLLFVGLVFLLKKFAWKPILDAVEKRETGIKDALFAADNARKEMENLKADNERILNEARAEREAMLKDARDMKTKMINDAKDEAQAQATKIIEQAQAAIESEKKAAMEELKNQVAGLSIEIAEKVVRKELSSNDNQLQLVESMLGEATLN; encoded by the coding sequence ATGGAGAAGTTAATTAGTGAATTTTCAGTAGGTCTGTTTTTCTGGCAATTGTTATTGTTTGTTGGATTAGTGTTTTTATTAAAGAAGTTTGCTTGGAAACCAATTTTGGATGCGGTTGAAAAGCGTGAAACTGGAATTAAAGACGCCTTATTTGCTGCAGACAATGCCCGTAAGGAAATGGAAAACCTTAAGGCAGACAATGAGCGTATCCTTAACGAAGCTCGTGCTGAGCGTGAAGCTATGTTGAAAGATGCTCGCGACATGAAAACGAAGATGATTAATGATGCCAAAGACGAGGCTCAGGCGCAAGCAACAAAAATTATCGAGCAAGCTCAGGCTGCTATTGAAAGCGAAAAGAAAGCCGCTATGGAAGAGTTGAAAAACCAAGTAGCTGGTTTGTCTATTGAAATCGCAGAAAAGGTGGTGCGTAAGGAATTATCCAGCAACGACAACCAATTGCAATTGGTAGAGTCTATGTTGGGTGAAGCAACATTAAACTAA
- the atpE gene encoding ATP synthase F0 subunit C, whose protein sequence is MTIPNIVGAGLIVIGAALGIGRIGGQAMDAIARQPEASGKIQTAMLIAAALIEGIGFAALFAA, encoded by the coding sequence ATGACTATTCCAAACATTGTAGGAGCTGGATTGATCGTTATCGGTGCTGCTTTAGGTATCGGTAGAATCGGTGGACAAGCTATGGACGCTATCGCTCGTCAACCAGAAGCTTCTGGAAAAATCCAAACAGCTATGCTTATTGCTGCTGCCCTTATTGAAGGTATTGGATTTGCTGCCCTTTTCGCGGCATAA
- the atpB gene encoding F0F1 ATP synthase subunit A, whose protein sequence is MQNVISLKTICLLFFFVTAFSFAKEEGHHEEGKDLKTEIKEYIDHHLLDSHDFSLFSYTNDAGEHKYIGFPLPVILFDNGLKVFSSSKLHHGESVAEVGGEYYKLYHGKIYKTDAEGTIHEEHHHVSNVKPLDFSITKNVFTVFLVGLLMFFIFSRMAKTYKNGQMTKGIGRFLEPIIIYVRDEIAIPNIGKKHYKRYMSYLLTIFFFIWIINLLGLTPLGVNVTNNIAVTFALALLTYLITTFSGNKNYWKHIFWMPGVPVPMKIILAPIELLGTFIKPFSLLIRLYANITAGHIVLMSIIGLMFIFKNWVGSTLSFGLAFVLSLLELLVAALQAYIFTMLSALYFGSAVEEHHDH, encoded by the coding sequence ATGCAAAACGTAATTTCGTTAAAAACAATTTGTTTACTGTTCTTTTTTGTAACTGCATTTTCTTTTGCTAAAGAAGAAGGACATCATGAGGAGGGAAAAGATTTAAAAACGGAGATCAAGGAGTATATTGATCACCACTTGTTGGACTCTCATGATTTTAGTTTGTTCTCCTATACCAATGACGCTGGAGAGCACAAATATATTGGGTTTCCACTTCCTGTAATTTTATTTGATAACGGTTTAAAGGTGTTTTCATCTTCAAAGTTGCACCATGGTGAATCTGTTGCCGAAGTAGGAGGTGAGTATTACAAATTATACCACGGTAAAATTTATAAAACAGATGCGGAGGGAACTATTCATGAAGAGCATCATCATGTTAGTAATGTAAAACCGTTGGATTTTTCTATCACTAAAAACGTGTTTACTGTATTTCTTGTTGGGTTGTTGATGTTTTTCATCTTCAGCAGAATGGCAAAGACTTACAAAAATGGTCAAATGACAAAGGGAATAGGTCGTTTCTTAGAGCCTATCATTATATATGTAAGAGATGAAATTGCAATTCCTAACATTGGGAAAAAGCATTACAAGCGTTATATGAGTTACTTGTTGACCATCTTCTTCTTTATCTGGATTATCAACTTGTTAGGGTTAACGCCACTTGGGGTGAATGTAACCAACAACATTGCGGTAACTTTTGCTTTGGCATTACTTACCTATTTAATTACAACTTTTTCAGGAAACAAAAATTACTGGAAACACATTTTCTGGATGCCAGGAGTGCCTGTGCCAATGAAAATCATTTTAGCGCCAATTGAATTGTTGGGAACTTTCATCAAGCCGTTTTCATTGTTGATTCGTTTGTATGCCAACATTACTGCTGGTCACATTGTATTGATGAGTATCATCGGGTTGATGTTCATCTTCAAAAATTGGGTTGGTAGCACCTTGTCATTTGGTTTGGCATTTGTGTTGTCGTTGTTGGAGTTGTTGGTAGCAGCATTACAAGCGTACATCTTTACAATGTTATCTGCATTGTATTTCGGTTCTGCTGTAGAAGAGCACCATGACCACTAA
- a CDS encoding DUF6168 family protein, translating into MNKDILVKSTIQITIASAIVFFIHTMLLRQLDYEVFANYIVLAYVVNVLLALTILYGLYFFRKKLKDQMGFLFMAGSLLKFAVFFIVFYPKYSVDGQITRVEFVTFFVPYVTCLVTEAFGVLKLLKNLD; encoded by the coding sequence ATGAATAAGGATATTCTGGTAAAATCTACAATACAAATAACAATTGCTTCGGCAATTGTTTTTTTTATACATACCATGTTATTACGGCAACTGGATTATGAGGTCTTTGCCAATTATATTGTTTTGGCTTATGTGGTGAATGTTCTTTTGGCTCTAACCATTTTATATGGACTCTATTTTTTTAGGAAAAAACTTAAAGACCAAATGGGGTTTTTGTTCATGGCGGGAAGTTTATTGAAGTTTGCCGTGTTTTTTATTGTCTTCTATCCAAAATATTCCGTGGACGGACAAATTACCAGAGTGGAATTTGTCACTTTTTTCGTGCCTTATGTAACTTGTTTGGTTACAGAAGCTTTTGGTGTGTTAAAGCTTCTTAAAAATTTGGATTAA
- a CDS encoding AtpZ/AtpI family protein: MEDNKKIPEKPKNQLKNLAALSGVAFQMGITIYLFVMLGKWLDTKYTDGGKLFLIVGTLLGVGISLYVVLKQINKLNE, encoded by the coding sequence ATGGAGGACAACAAAAAAATACCAGAGAAGCCCAAAAATCAGCTTAAGAACCTTGCAGCTTTAAGCGGGGTTGCTTTTCAGATGGGAATTACTATCTATCTGTTTGTCATGTTGGGCAAATGGCTGGATACAAAATACACCGACGGAGGAAAACTGTTTTTAATAGTTGGAACACTGTTGGGGGTAGGGATTTCTTTATATGTCGTGCTAAAGCAAATCAATAAATTAAATGAATAA
- a CDS encoding polymer-forming cytoskeletal protein, with protein sequence MAVEGISQQNTIAKGTTITGDVVGEGDFRIEGTVEGNIKTPGKIVIGRTGVVNGTLKSANADIEGSFSGKLVLTDTLSLKSSAVVEGEAEVGKLAVEPGATFNATCAMKGSKNGGQQKNTREAQKSA encoded by the coding sequence ATGGCAGTAGAAGGAATATCGCAGCAAAACACCATCGCTAAAGGAACTACCATCACAGGTGATGTTGTTGGTGAAGGAGATTTCAGAATTGAAGGAACTGTTGAGGGTAATATCAAAACCCCAGGAAAAATTGTTATCGGTAGAACAGGTGTTGTTAATGGTACTTTAAAAAGTGCCAACGCCGATATAGAAGGAAGTTTTTCAGGAAAGCTCGTACTTACTGATACCTTGTCTTTAAAATCCTCTGCAGTTGTGGAAGGTGAAGCGGAAGTTGGTAAGTTGGCTGTGGAACCTGGTGCTACGTTTAATGCGACTTGCGCAATGAAAGGTTCAAAAAATGGAGGACAACAAAAAAATACCAGAGAAGCCCAAAAATCAGCTTAA
- a CDS encoding ABC transporter ATP-binding protein, which produces MIQTSQLTKRYGDKTVLNIDSLNISKGQSFGLVGNNGAGKTTYFSLLLDLIQPTTGYIKNSNIRVSQSEDWKPFTSAFIDESFLIGYLTPEEYFYFVGDLRGQNKADVDTFVKQFEDFFHDEILNQKKYLRDLSKGNQKKVGIVAALIGNPKVVILDEPFANLDPTTQIRLKGIIKDLAETRDVTVLISSHDLMHVTDVCERIVVLEKGEVIKDMATNTATLKELEGYFAGSATL; this is translated from the coding sequence ATGATTCAAACATCGCAACTTACAAAACGTTACGGCGACAAAACCGTATTGAATATTGATAGTCTGAATATTTCCAAAGGCCAGAGTTTTGGTTTGGTGGGAAATAATGGGGCTGGTAAAACCACCTATTTTAGTCTGTTGTTGGATTTAATACAGCCAACCACGGGTTATATTAAGAATAGCAATATTAGGGTGAGTCAAAGCGAAGATTGGAAGCCTTTCACGTCTGCCTTTATTGATGAAAGTTTCTTGATTGGGTATTTAACACCAGAGGAGTATTTCTATTTTGTGGGAGATTTGCGAGGACAAAACAAAGCCGATGTGGATACTTTTGTCAAGCAGTTTGAGGATTTTTTCCATGACGAAATTTTAAATCAGAAGAAGTACCTCAGGGATTTAAGTAAAGGAAATCAAAAGAAGGTGGGGATTGTGGCTGCCTTAATTGGTAACCCTAAAGTGGTAATTTTGGATGAGCCCTTTGCTAATTTGGATCCTACTACGCAAATTCGGTTAAAAGGAATTATAAAAGATCTTGCCGAAACCAGAGATGTCACGGTGCTTATTTCCAGTCATGACCTTATGCATGTTACCGATGTGTGCGAACGTATTGTGGTGCTGGAAAAAGGAGAAGTGATCAAGGACATGGCCACCAACACTGCAACCCTTAAGGAATTGGAAGGATATTTTGCAGGTTCGGCCACCTTGTAG
- a CDS encoding DUF5687 family protein encodes MLKQFVSLEIKAFFRSASFGKGMVLKIFMLLLALWMIFGLLVTGLALYPGLKQMFPDQDPFVVVNNVVFYWFLMDLFIRFFFQKLPVMAVKPLLLLPVKRRQVVNYVLGKSALSFFNFLHLFIVVPFGFMLVRSGHGLGAVIVWGFALLLLTLIVNFLNFIIESLSSKTELSYLPILVLVGGLFALNYFNIVSIDEVVASFLRAVSSNPLWLVVPLLILALVYAYNFRLLKEQLYLDHSLKTKVQQVEASTMAWTRHFGDTAPFIQMDLKLIWRNKRPRSSVFILVIGLLYGLFFYPNPTYANMPWFYAFIGIFVTGIFLINFGQFIPAWDSGYYKMLMAQNIKYEQYLRSKYVLMTASVIVLFVLSIPYVYFGWKILLAHFAAAVYNIGINTHVILFGGSFNRKKIDLNQRAAFNYQGTGAVQWIIGIPLMLLPLAIFGLFYAVANFQIACAVLIVLGLTGIVFHQKLMSLITEKYLESKYKMIDAFSQDS; translated from the coding sequence ATGCTAAAACAGTTTGTCTCCCTAGAAATTAAAGCTTTTTTCAGATCGGCGAGTTTTGGAAAAGGAATGGTGCTTAAAATATTCATGCTGCTTTTGGCATTGTGGATGATTTTTGGTCTTTTAGTCACAGGCTTGGCATTATACCCTGGCTTAAAACAAATGTTTCCAGATCAGGATCCATTTGTTGTTGTGAACAATGTTGTGTTTTATTGGTTTTTAATGGATCTGTTTATTCGGTTCTTTTTTCAAAAGTTGCCAGTAATGGCTGTTAAGCCTTTATTGTTGTTGCCTGTTAAGCGGCGTCAAGTAGTCAATTATGTGTTGGGGAAATCGGCGCTGTCGTTTTTCAATTTTCTGCATTTGTTTATTGTGGTGCCTTTTGGGTTTATGTTGGTTAGAAGTGGGCATGGCTTGGGGGCGGTAATTGTTTGGGGTTTTGCTTTATTGCTTTTGACCCTGATCGTAAATTTTTTAAACTTCATCATAGAAAGTCTTTCCTCAAAAACGGAATTGTCCTATCTCCCAATATTGGTGCTGGTAGGGGGCTTGTTTGCGCTTAATTATTTCAACATTGTTTCTATAGACGAAGTTGTAGCTTCCTTTTTAAGGGCGGTGAGCTCTAATCCCCTTTGGTTGGTAGTGCCGTTGTTGATTTTGGCTTTGGTATATGCTTATAATTTCAGGTTGTTAAAGGAGCAGTTGTATTTAGATCATTCTTTAAAAACCAAAGTGCAGCAGGTGGAGGCTTCAACAATGGCTTGGACCAGACATTTTGGAGATACCGCGCCCTTCATTCAAATGGATTTAAAATTGATTTGGAGAAATAAACGTCCACGCTCGTCGGTATTCATTTTGGTAATTGGTTTATTATACGGTTTGTTTTTCTATCCCAATCCAACCTACGCCAATATGCCTTGGTTTTATGCCTTTATCGGAATTTTTGTTACCGGAATCTTTCTTATCAATTTTGGGCAGTTCATCCCGGCATGGGATAGCGGTTATTACAAAATGCTCATGGCTCAAAATATTAAATATGAACAATATTTGAGGTCTAAGTATGTGTTGATGACAGCCAGCGTAATTGTGCTGTTTGTATTGAGTATTCCATACGTATATTTTGGGTGGAAGATTCTGTTGGCGCATTTTGCAGCGGCTGTGTATAATATTGGAATCAACACACATGTTATTTTGTTTGGGGGCTCTTTCAACCGGAAGAAAATTGATTTAAACCAGCGGGCGGCTTTTAATTATCAGGGAACGGGAGCGGTACAGTGGATTATTGGTATTCCGCTTATGCTGTTGCCCTTGGCAATTTTTGGCTTGTTCTATGCTGTGGCTAATTTTCAAATAGCCTGCGCCGTGTTAATAGTATTGGGGTTAACGGGGATTGTGTTTCACCAGAAATTAATGAGCCTGATTACAGAAAAATATTTAGAGTCGAAATATAAAATGATTGACGCCTTTAGTCAAGACAGTTAA
- a CDS encoding PadR family transcriptional regulator — MSNSKLYKGSLTTIILKLLSENDKMYGYEITQKVKELTNGELKITEGALYPSLHKLEADGLLDVEVTKVDNRMRKYYKLTESGTKETANKLSELENYIKTMQALVNPKFSLE; from the coding sequence ATGAGCAATTCAAAATTATATAAAGGCAGTTTGACAACTATCATTTTAAAGCTATTGAGTGAAAATGATAAGATGTATGGTTACGAAATCACTCAGAAGGTAAAAGAGTTGACCAATGGCGAACTTAAAATTACCGAAGGAGCTTTGTATCCGTCGCTTCATAAGTTGGAAGCCGATGGTTTGCTGGATGTGGAGGTGACAAAAGTGGACAACCGCATGCGGAAATACTATAAGCTTACGGAGTCGGGCACCAAGGAAACAGCTAATAAATTATCGGAATTGGAAAACTACATCAAAACCATGCAGGCTTTGGTGAATCCTAAATTTAGTTTGGAGTAA
- a CDS encoding ferredoxin--NADP reductase, translating to MSQFHKLTIKEVQRVTDASVAISFIVPEELKAEYTFQAGQYITLKTTIDGNEIRRDYSICSSPKSGELKVAVKEVEDGTFSSYANKELKAGDVLDVAPPKGRFVFEPNDKKTKNIAMFAAGSGITPIMSIVKCALEEEIHSEIILVYGNKTTQDTMFLEELLALQHEYSKRLSVQFVFSQADEDDAIFGRIEKSTVNYVMKNKYKHVEVDAYYLCGPEGMIHTVKDVLTSHDIEADRIHFELFKAAKPAEIIDTGVASGRTQITITVDEEETTFEMSQKQTILEAALDEDVDAPYSCQGGICSSCLARITEGEATMRQNNILTDNEVAEGLILTCQAQPTSPTIKVDYDDI from the coding sequence ATGTCTCAATTTCATAAACTCACTATAAAAGAGGTGCAGCGCGTCACAGACGCTTCTGTAGCCATCAGTTTTATTGTTCCTGAAGAACTAAAAGCCGAATACACCTTTCAAGCGGGGCAATACATCACCCTAAAAACCACCATTGACGGAAATGAAATACGACGAGACTATTCCATCTGTTCGTCTCCAAAAAGTGGCGAACTTAAAGTAGCCGTTAAAGAAGTTGAAGACGGTACGTTTTCTTCTTACGCCAATAAAGAATTAAAGGCTGGGGATGTTTTGGACGTTGCCCCTCCAAAGGGACGTTTTGTATTTGAACCAAATGACAAAAAGACCAAAAACATTGCCATGTTCGCCGCAGGAAGCGGGATTACACCAATAATGAGCATTGTAAAATGTGCTTTGGAAGAAGAAATACACAGTGAAATTATCTTGGTTTACGGTAACAAGACTACCCAAGACACCATGTTCCTTGAGGAATTATTAGCACTCCAGCATGAATACAGCAAGCGCTTGTCTGTTCAGTTTGTATTCAGTCAAGCCGATGAGGACGATGCTATTTTTGGACGTATTGAAAAGAGCACCGTAAACTACGTGATGAAAAACAAATACAAACACGTAGAAGTAGATGCTTACTATTTATGTGGGCCAGAAGGCATGATCCACACCGTAAAAGATGTACTTACAAGTCATGATATTGAGGCTGATAGAATCCACTTTGAGCTTTTCAAAGCTGCAAAACCAGCAGAAATCATTGACACCGGAGTTGCCAGTGGCAGAACACAAATTACCATTACGGTAGACGAGGAAGAAACCACTTTTGAGATGTCTCAAAAACAAACCATTTTGGAAGCTGCTTTAGATGAAGATGTCGACGCCCCTTATTCCTGCCAAGGAGGGATTTGCAGTAGCTGTTTGGCCCGTATCACCGAAGGGGAAGCCACTATGCGCCAAAATAATATTTTAACAGATAATGAGGTTGCTGAAGGCTTGATATTGACATGCCAGGCACAACCAACCTCTCCTACCATAAAAGTCGATTACGACGATATTTAA
- a CDS encoding glycosyltransferase family 9 protein, which produces MKSKKAPKHILVIRLSAMGDVAMTVPVIRAFVQQYPDVKLTVLTRGFFASFFRDIEHVEVFPVDVKGRHKGIFGLYRLSRELKQLDIDAVADLHNVLRSKILKFFLLGTPTKQLDKGRAEKKALVNGDIFQQLKTTHERYADVFRNMGFPLELSSAQFPSRTPLNSKVLELLGTDTQKWIGIAPFAAHKGKMYPLDLMEEVIQSLSKDYKVILFGGGASEIEQLQRIEDAHENVVSIAGKFTLEEELDVVSNLDAMVSMDSGNGHMAAMLGVKTISIWGVTHPYAGFAPFNQPEDYLLLADRSKFPLIPTSVYGNKYPEDYEEAAGSIAPQEVIHKIKAVT; this is translated from the coding sequence ATGAAGTCTAAAAAAGCACCCAAACATATTTTGGTCATCCGTCTTTCAGCCATGGGAGATGTGGCGATGACGGTTCCTGTGATAAGAGCCTTTGTACAGCAATATCCCGATGTAAAACTTACCGTACTTACACGAGGTTTTTTTGCCTCTTTTTTTAGGGATATTGAACATGTTGAGGTGTTTCCTGTGGATGTTAAAGGCAGGCACAAGGGAATTTTTGGGCTGTATAGATTGTCTAGGGAATTAAAGCAATTGGACATAGATGCTGTGGCCGATTTGCACAATGTCCTCCGTTCCAAAATTCTAAAATTTTTCCTTTTGGGAACACCAACCAAGCAATTGGATAAAGGACGAGCTGAAAAGAAAGCTTTGGTAAACGGGGATATATTTCAGCAATTAAAAACCACCCATGAACGCTATGCTGATGTGTTTAGAAACATGGGATTTCCTTTAGAGCTTTCCAGTGCACAATTTCCGTCAAGAACACCTTTAAATTCCAAAGTTTTGGAACTCTTGGGTACAGACACCCAAAAATGGATTGGTATTGCGCCTTTCGCGGCACATAAAGGAAAAATGTATCCATTGGACTTGATGGAAGAGGTGATTCAATCCTTGTCAAAAGATTATAAGGTGATACTATTTGGAGGTGGAGCTTCTGAAATAGAGCAGTTGCAACGTATCGAAGATGCTCATGAAAATGTGGTAAGTATTGCTGGAAAGTTTACGTTGGAAGAAGAATTGGATGTGGTTTCCAATTTGGATGCAATGGTTTCTATGGATTCTGGGAATGGGCATATGGCGGCTATGTTGGGAGTGAAAACAATTAGCATTTGGGGAGTGACGCATCCTTATGCTGGTTTTGCACCCTTCAACCAACCTGAAGACTATTTGTTGTTGGCAGACCGATCGAAATTTCCTTTAATCCCAACATCTGTTTATGGGAACAAATATCCAGAAGATTATGAAGAGGCGGCAGGAAGTATTGCGCCTCAAGAAGTGATACATAAAATAAAAGCGGTTACTTAG
- a CDS encoding DUF4254 domain-containing protein: protein MFTSKANKIFQEVIEKYHVINTVDQPFSNPYDQETNLIEHLLYRKCWIDTVQWHYEDIIRDPQIDPVAALTLKRQIDASNQDRTDMVEYIDSYFLEQYKDVTPKADATINTESPAWGVDRLSILALKIYHMNEEATRTDATEAHREACQKKLDILLEQRVDLSTAIDTLLEDISKGDKYMKVYKQMKMYNDDELNPVLRSQK from the coding sequence ATGTTTACAAGCAAAGCCAATAAAATTTTTCAGGAAGTAATTGAAAAATATCACGTTATAAATACAGTTGATCAACCGTTTAGTAATCCTTATGATCAGGAAACTAACTTGATTGAACATTTGTTGTACAGAAAATGTTGGATTGATACTGTTCAGTGGCATTACGAGGACATTATTCGTGATCCACAAATTGATCCGGTGGCAGCTTTGACATTGAAGCGTCAAATTGATGCTTCCAACCAAGACAGAACGGATATGGTAGAATACATCGATAGCTATTTTTTGGAGCAATACAAGGATGTGACGCCTAAAGCAGATGCGACTATTAATACCGAAAGCCCAGCTTGGGGAGTTGACCGTTTGTCTATTTTGGCCCTTAAGATCTATCATATGAACGAGGAGGCCACCAGAACAGATGCTACCGAAGCACATAGAGAGGCTTGCCAAAAGAAATTGGACATTTTATTGGAGCAACGTGTTGATCTTTCTACCGCTATCGATACCTTATTGGAAGATATTTCCAAAGGCGATAAGTACATGAAAGTTTACAAGCAAATGAAGATGTACAACGACGATGAGTTAAACCCTGTGTTGCGTTCGCAAAAATAG